From the Candidatus Hydrogenedentota bacterium genome, one window contains:
- a CDS encoding DUF1826 domain-containing protein, protein RLLCTYRGPGTEWLDDATADRSKLGIGAGGLPDDQSGLLGSGTQIQRIPGFAVALLKGSLWQGNGRRGIIHRSPAVPADGFPRVVLAADGVW, encoded by the coding sequence CCGCCTGCTGTGCACCTACCGGGGGCCGGGCACGGAATGGCTGGACGATGCCACCGCCGATCGCAGCAAGCTGGGCATTGGCGCCGGCGGGCTGCCCGACGACCAGTCGGGCCTGCTCGGCAGCGGGACGCAGATCCAGCGCATTCCCGGCTTCGCCGTGGCCCTGCTGAAGGGCAGCCTGTGGCAGGGCAACGGCCGCCGCGGGATCATCCATCGCTCTCCCGCGGTTCCGGCCGACGGCTTTCCCCGCGTGGTGCTGGCCGCCGACGGGGTGTGGTGA